TTCGTTGCGCTGCGGCACGCGCCATTCAACGTAGATGCGCGATCACTGCATCCGCGACTGCATCGGGCGCTTCGCGCGGCGGAGCTTCGCGCGGCGGAAAGTGTCCGGCATCGTCGAGCACAATGCGCCGATAACCGCCGGTGAAGCACGACTGCTGCCCTTCCGACGAAGCGGGTTCGTCACACAGATCCGCGCCGCCCTGGATCATCAGCGTCGGCACGTCGGGCCGCGAGATCGACGAGGTTGTTGTGCGTGAGCAGCCGCAGT
The Paraburkholderia caballeronis genome window above contains:
- a CDS encoding alpha/beta fold hydrolase, translating into MPTLMIQGGADLCDEPASSEGQQSCFTGGYRRIVLDDAGHFPPREAPPREAPDAVADAVIAHLR